A stretch of Oncorhynchus mykiss isolate Arlee chromosome 14, USDA_OmykA_1.1, whole genome shotgun sequence DNA encodes these proteins:
- the si:ch73-233f7.1 gene encoding protocadherin beta-16 — translation MIFLGSIEMEHRLTSTRWTPLTGLVVCLLVCACVVDLVLAQIRYSIPEELDHGAFVGNIAEDLGLDVAKLSARRFRIVSGAKKQYLEVNLENGILFVNEKIDREELCERSPTCFLHLQVVIENPLELYRVEVEILDVNDNSPSFPWSEFNLEITESAAPGSRFPLESAQDQDVGTNSLRSYQLSSNEHFVLNIQTRNDGSKFAELVLGTPLDREQQKTHEMVLTAVDGGSPERSGTALITITVLDANDNVPVFDRSVYRASLVENAPRGTLVLKLNATDLDEGANGEVSYAFSGHAPLKVRELFSVDQYTGEIRVKGIVDYEKASVYELYVQAKDRGPSAVAVHSKVLVDVLDVNDNAPEVILTSVSTPVQEDAPPGTVIAVISVMDRDSGENGNVDCQISSNVPFQLHSSFKNYYTLVTSEFLDREAVSEYNITLTARDLGSPSLSTRKTILVQVSDINDNPPRFAQPSYTVYVTENNAPGAFICSVTAFDPDSNQNAYLSYSILEGQIQGMPVSTYVSINSDNGNIYALRSFDYEQLRNFQIRVQAQDAGFPPLSSNVTVNVFVLDQNDNAPVIVSPLPKNGTVATEVVPRSVDAGHLVAKITALDADAGQNSRLSYQVLQATDPGLVSVALYTGEIRTIRRFVDKDATRQRVVILVKDNGQPPLSATVSILLSVVDNVPESLSDFGDLTLSPQPPSNLALYLIVSLSTISLIFLVAIIVLAAVKCYKDRETISGYNLPPFACCCCGGFQPEPPPEVFKKSNLNLQISTGAKVPTNCMEVNGNGTLSQAYCYKVCLTPESAKSDFMFLKPCSPISTPRNNEAKGADNLAWSAHHRSSSVNNHSGATTPNELKQPNTDWTLTKNQNSSLKSCNSINMDGTLMRKAMHADPENYMTPMTGQYWTWGTHMRDYKMSPPATGPPPRSWTPRCTPPPQQQPQPQQPPLPPHPHPHPHPHPHPPPDYQHNVYIPGTPSALCTLRPAATHHRSELDVHNSFSTFGKKRRFIHNYEPQTDAAAAVINNDLYND, via the exons ATGATTTTCTTGGGAAGCATTGAGATGGAGCACAGGCTCACGAGCACGCGGTGGACACCGTTAACCGGGCTGGTGGTGTGCCTGCTGGTGTGCGCGTGTGTGGTGGACCTGGTTCTGGCACAGATTCGGTACTCCATCCCCGAGGAGTTGGACCACGGGGCTTTTGTCGGTAACATCGCTGAGGACCTCGGTTTGGACGTGGCCAAACTGTCCGCCCGTCGCTTCCGGATAGTCTCCGGTGCCAAGAAACAGTACTTAGAGGTGAATCTGGAAAACGGTATTTTATTTGTTAACGAGAAGATCGACCGCGAGGAGCTGTGTGAACGGAGCCCGACCTGCTTCTTACACTTGCAAGTGGTGATCGAGAATCCGTTAGAACTGTACAGAGTGGAGGTGGAGATTTTGGATGTGAACGACAACTCTCCCAGCTTCCCGTGGAGCGAGTTCAATCTGGAGATTACAGAGTCAGCGGCGCCCGGGTCCCGGTTCCCGTTGGAGAGCGCGCAGGACCAGGACGTGGGCACCAACTCGCTCCGATCCTACCAGCTGAGCTCCAACGAGCACTTTGTACTAAACATCCAGACACGTAATGACGGGAGCAAGTTTGCCGAGCTCGTGCTGGGGACCCCGCTGGACAGGGAGCAGCAGAAGACGCACGAGATGGTGCTCACAGCCGTGGACGGGGGGTCGCCAGAGCGTTCGGGCACGGCTCTCATCACCATCACGGTGCTGGATGCCAACGACAACGTGCCAGTTTTCGACCGGTCTGTTTACCGGGCGAGCCTGGTAGAAAACGCACCGAGAGGGACTTTAGTGCTGAAGCTAAATGCCACTGATTTGGACGAGGGTGCGAACGGAGAGGTCTCATACGCGTTCAGTGGGCACGCACCGCTCAAAGTGCGCGAGCTATTCAGCGTGGACCAGTATACGGGTGAGATCCGAGTGAAGGGGATTGTGGACTATGAGAAAGCGAGTGTTTATGAGCTGTACGTGCAGGCTAAAGACAGGGGTCCCTCCGCAGTGGCCGTGCACAGTAAGGTACTGGTGGATGTCTTAGATGTGAATGACAACGCGCCGGAAGTCATCCTCACCTCCGTGTCCACACCTGTCCAGGAAGACGCGCCACCGGGCACGGTGATAGCCGTTATAAGTGTCATGGACCGGGACTCGGGAGAGAACGGGAATGTGGACTGCCAGATCTCCAGCAACGTCCCCTTCCAGCTCCACTCCTCCTTTAAGAACTACTACACTCTGGTGACTAGCGAGTTTCTCGACAGAGAAGCCGTCTCCGAGTACAACATCACCCTCACGGCCCGGGACCTGGGCTCCCCGTCTCTCTCCACGAGGAAAACCATCCTCGTCCAAGTGTCTGATATTAATGATAACCCCCCGCGCTTCGCACAGCCATCATACACAGTTTATGTGACCGAGAATAATGCCCCGGGCGCATTCATTTGCTCAGTCACTGCTTTCGACCCTGATTCTAATCAGAACGCCTATCTGTCCTACTCGATTCTAGAGGGTCAGATCCAAGGCATGCCCGTGTCCACTTACGTCTCCATCAACTCGGACAACGGAAACATTTATGCGCTGCGATCCTTTGACTACGAACAGCTAAGGAACTTTCAGATACGGGTGCAGGCGCAGGACGCCGGTTTCCCTCCGCTCAGCAGCAATGTCACGGTAAATGTGTTCGTTTTGGACCAGAATGATAATGCTCCGGTTATCGTGTCCCCATTGCCCAAGAACGGGACCGTGGCGACAGAGGTAGTCCCGAGGTCAGTGGATGCGGGGCACTTAGTCGCCAAGATCACTGCGCTAGATGCGGACGCAGGACAGAACTCGCGCCTCTCCTACCAGGTGCTCCAGGCTACGGACCCGGGGCTGGTCAGTGTCGCCCTCTACACGGGAGAAATAAGGACGATTCGCCGGTTCGTGGATAAGGACGCTACGAGGCAGAGAGTCGTCATTCTGGTCAAGGACAACGGGCAGCCGCCTCTCTCCGCCACcgtctctatcctcctctccgtGGTTGACAATGTGCCGGAGTCCCTGTCTGATTTCGGCGACCTCACTCTGAGCCCCCAGCCCCCCTCCAACCTCGCCCTCTACTTGATCGTGTCACTGAGCACCATCTCGCTAATCTTCCTGGTGGCTATTATCGTCCTGGCTGCGGTCAAGTGTTACAAGGACAGAGAGACCATCAGTGGGTATAACCTCCCCCCCTTCGCCTGCTGCTGTTGCGGGGGCTTCCAACCAGAGCCGCCCCCGGAGGTGTTCAAGAAATCTAACCTAAACCTGCAGATCTCCACCGGGGCGAAGGTGCCCACCAACTGCATGGAGGTAAATGGCAACGGTACTCTGTCCCAAGCCTACTGTTATAAAGTATGTCTGACCCCCGAGTCAGCTAAGAGTGACTTTATGTTCCTGAAGCCATGCAGCCCCATTAGCACCCCGAGGAACAACGAGGCAAAGGGGGCTGATAACTTGGCTTGGAGCGCGCACCACCGGAGCTCATCGGTGAATAACCATTCCGGAGCCACCACTCCAAATGAG CTCAAGCAACCAAACACAGACTGGACCCTCACAAAGAACCAGAACTCCTCTTTGAAAAG CTGTAACTCTATCAACATGGATGGCACTCTGATGAGGAAGGCCATGCATGCAGACCCAGAGAACTACATGACACCCATGACTGGCCAGTACTGGACCTGGGGCACCCACATGAGGG ACTACAAGATGTCTCCTCCTGCCACTGGGCCTCCTCCTCGCTCTTGGACCCCCCGGTGCACCCCTCCaccccagcaacagccccaaccccagcagcctccactcccgccacacccccacccccaccctcaccctcacccccaCCCACCTCCAGACTACCAGCATAACGTGTACATCCCGGGCACGCCGTCGGCTCTGTGCACCCTGAGGCCAGCAGCCACCCACCACCGCAGCGAGCTGGACGTCCACAACTCCTTCTCTACCTTTGGCAAGAAGAGACGCTTCATCCACAACTACGAGCCCCAGACAGACGCAGCAGCAGCTGTCATCAACAATGACCTGTATAATGATTAA